A region from the Tahibacter amnicola genome encodes:
- a CDS encoding glutaredoxin family protein — translation MRIGPLQLFIAAGVLLLLGVSYSSYREIMQHDPRRQTGNDGIVMLSAEWCGYCTKLRAGLDEASVPYTLMDIEESEAAEDAYFALGARGVPVTVVGQEVVYGYDADRITRLLADRGYRVRLK, via the coding sequence ATGCGCATAGGACCTCTCCAGCTGTTCATCGCGGCAGGGGTCCTGCTGCTGTTGGGCGTGTCGTACAGCAGCTACCGCGAGATCATGCAGCACGATCCACGACGCCAGACCGGCAACGACGGCATCGTGATGCTCAGTGCCGAATGGTGCGGCTACTGCACGAAGCTGCGCGCTGGCCTCGATGAGGCAAGCGTCCCGTACACGTTGATGGATATCGAGGAATCGGAAGCGGCCGAGGATGCCTATTTCGCCCTTGGCGCCCGCGGCGTGCCGGTGACGGTCGTCGGCCAGGAGGTCGTCTACGGCTATGACGCCGACCGCATCACCCGTCTGCTGGCCGACCGGGGCTACCGGGTCCGGCTAAAATAG
- a CDS encoding pyridoxal phosphate-dependent aminotransferase, with protein sequence MTFAAATSCAPALQAWCFAISPADAAAQCARILPIFSDSARRHMLKLAERMGRAKPSAIMLVAEKAKKLKAEGRDIISFSIGVPNFLPGDHVYAAVKDALAKDSGQYGSNRGADALLDAFLAHLEKAGLTGFSRKNIATGIGAKHVLYNLAEALLDPGDTLVFPTPYWTSYLDIADIVDAKVRLLPCPAEQNYKLTPAQLDAALPGAKVFLFNNPSNPTGMVYTPDEVAALAEVLVRHPNVWIITDDIYHRMVFDGVGYKNFIQCRPELRERTIFVDSLSKTYGMPGWRVGFMAGPEAVAQALVNLNSNHITNVPEIVTAAAIAALTGPQDVPAQKNVEFQSKRDQVLAMLDSIPGVKCPRPQGAFYVFPDISCAFGKSHSGKKIENDVDFCNALLDAKGVACVPGSAFGEPKALRISYTCPTAQLPEGLKRFREFFAELA encoded by the coding sequence GTGACGTTCGCGGCGGCGACGAGCTGTGCACCGGCGTTGCAGGCATGGTGTTTCGCCATAAGTCCAGCGGATGCTGCGGCGCAATGTGCTAGGATCTTGCCGATTTTTTCCGACTCCGCGAGAAGACACATGCTCAAGCTAGCCGAGCGCATGGGGCGCGCCAAACCGAGCGCGATCATGCTGGTTGCCGAAAAGGCGAAGAAGCTCAAGGCCGAAGGCCGCGACATCATCAGCTTCTCGATCGGCGTACCGAATTTCCTGCCCGGTGACCACGTCTACGCGGCCGTCAAGGACGCCCTGGCCAAGGATTCGGGCCAATACGGCTCCAATCGCGGTGCGGACGCGCTGCTCGATGCCTTCCTCGCGCACCTGGAAAAAGCGGGCCTGACGGGCTTCTCGCGCAAGAACATCGCCACCGGCATCGGCGCCAAGCATGTGCTGTACAACCTGGCCGAAGCGTTGCTCGACCCGGGCGACACCCTGGTCTTCCCGACGCCGTACTGGACCAGCTACCTCGACATCGCCGACATCGTCGATGCCAAGGTCCGCCTGCTGCCGTGCCCGGCCGAGCAGAACTACAAGCTCACTCCCGCGCAGCTCGACGCCGCGCTGCCGGGCGCCAAGGTGTTCCTGTTCAACAATCCGTCGAACCCGACGGGCATGGTCTACACCCCGGATGAAGTCGCCGCGCTCGCCGAAGTGCTGGTGCGCCACCCGAACGTGTGGATCATCACCGACGATATCTATCACCGCATGGTGTTCGACGGTGTCGGCTACAAGAATTTCATCCAGTGCCGCCCGGAACTGCGTGAGCGCACCATTTTCGTCGATTCGCTCTCCAAGACCTACGGCATGCCCGGCTGGCGCGTCGGCTTCATGGCCGGTCCTGAAGCGGTGGCGCAGGCGCTGGTGAACCTCAATTCCAACCACATCACCAACGTGCCGGAAATCGTCACCGCCGCGGCCATTGCCGCGCTGACCGGCCCGCAGGACGTCCCGGCCCAGAAGAACGTCGAGTTCCAGTCCAAGCGCGACCAGGTGCTGGCGATGCTCGACAGCATCCCGGGCGTGAAATGCCCGCGCCCCCAGGGGGCGTTCTATGTGTTCCCCGATATCTCCTGCGCGTTCGGCAAGAGCCACAGCGGGAAGAAGATCGAGAACGACGTGGATTTCTGCAACGCGCTGCTTGATGCCAAGGGCGTGGCCTGCGTGCCCGGCTCGGCGTTCGGCGAACCCAAGGCGCTGCGGATCTCCTACACGTGCCCGACCGCCCAGTTGCCCGAAGGACTGAAGCGGTTCCGCGAATTCTTCGCCGAACTGGCCTGA
- a CDS encoding GlsB/YeaQ/YmgE family stress response membrane protein, whose protein sequence is MGWLWAFIVGLVIGVIAKWLMPGKDPGGFIITGLLGVAGSLTATWLGQAIGLYRPGQAAGFLFSVIGAMLLLGLYRAFAKKEG, encoded by the coding sequence ATGGGCTGGTTGTGGGCGTTTATCGTGGGCCTGGTCATCGGCGTCATTGCCAAGTGGCTGATGCCGGGGAAAGATCCGGGCGGATTCATCATCACCGGCCTGCTGGGCGTCGCCGGATCACTCACGGCGACCTGGCTGGGCCAGGCCATCGGGCTCTACCGCCCGGGACAGGCCGCCGGCTTCCTCTTCTCGGTCATCGGCGCCATGCTGCTGCTGGGCCTGTACCGCGCCTTCGCGAAGAAGGAAGGGTGA
- a CDS encoding peptidylprolyl isomerase, whose translation MSNDLIATIATGRGNIRIRLFADKAPVTVANFVNLAQRGYYDDLNFHRVIPDFMIQGGCPHGSGTGGPGYRFEDECRADLKHNKPGILSMANAGPGTNGSQFFVTHVATPWLDGKHTVFGEVISADDQKVVDSVRGGDKIGSIRIEGDASALLAGQKARVDQWNATLDASGFKAK comes from the coding sequence ATGAGCAATGACCTGATCGCCACCATCGCCACCGGTCGCGGCAATATCCGTATCCGCCTGTTCGCCGACAAGGCGCCGGTCACCGTCGCCAACTTCGTGAACCTGGCGCAGCGCGGCTACTACGACGACCTCAATTTCCACCGCGTCATCCCTGATTTCATGATCCAGGGCGGTTGCCCTCACGGCAGCGGCACGGGCGGCCCGGGCTACCGTTTCGAGGACGAGTGCCGTGCAGACCTCAAGCACAACAAGCCGGGCATCCTGTCGATGGCCAATGCCGGCCCCGGCACCAACGGCAGCCAGTTCTTCGTCACCCATGTGGCCACCCCGTGGCTTGACGGCAAGCACACCGTCTTCGGCGAGGTGATCTCGGCCGATGACCAGAAGGTGGTCGACAGCGTCCGCGGCGGCGACAAGATCGGCTCGATCCGGATCGAAGGCGATGCGTCCGCCCTCCTGGCCGGCCAGAAGGCGCGTGTCGACCAGTGGAACGCCACCCTGGATGCCAGCGGCTTCAAGGCCAAGTAA
- a CDS encoding patatin-like phospholipase family protein, whose protein sequence is MSASETGGQPASVNEVLRAELHRLRPAALAHFRPTPQDGDKGERADNLREIYRAIGTLDTNTALPSEQRRGLSALCFSGGGIRSATFNLGVIQGLARLGLLNQFDYLSSVSGGGYIASWLRAWMHREGASAVEEQLGSYHKPRNPLAPEPNAVDRLREYSNYLTPRLGIASPDTWTAAALVIRNLVLNWLVVLPILAILTTAPQFVLLVVLNHEFDDRIGRPLLGLAVGVALFASIATHWLRRFSTLETRPSTYVALCVIPTAAAASLLSTAVLGLDLPWHSENPVATPIDNVNLWTFSLLWCVGIPFAGWLASEVHLLALARRNGRKSVSPLIELTALVVSGVIAAGLLVIAAHVLLPFFYKYPAFFVILAMPSLLGVYLLSRMLFVAFASLSESVRGAPRLDASDDADREWWARLSGWILLIAVSWAVASALCLLGGHALELLEQRYATHATALMGGASGLAAALLQQRAGSDAHTDAPKGKRSIKDWLFAIAAPLFVVCVFIVISRGTAELGALLVGTQDLLAMPRDLHREEKVLPMTYALRFLTVPLLLAAVVLIMGRVVNVNRFSLHGLYRNRLVRAYLGASNAARKPDPFTGFCTSDDLRLHELSASPSFRPMPLINTTLNLVKSGDKLAWQQRKAESFSMTPLYCGNFHEGYRPSSEYGGREGVSLGTAVSISGAAANPSMGSSSSPTVGFLLALFNVRLGAWLGNTNQHGEKTYRLPGPRFAPFPLLAELFGLTTSKSSYVNLSDGGHFDNLGLYEVVLRRCRYVVCSDAGQDPTFGFGDLGNAIRKIRIDFGVPIEFDQAIKILPRSGAMGGLYCATARIRYSVVDGADVPDGILIYLKPTLRAGGRPIPYDVYSYAESVALFPHESTADQWFSESQFESYRALGMHAVAEIGQGKDVKDLAALIELATQYVDQAQEHAKGKVETIGRDEEVKLLGDFLEWLSGHVKLTPEPPQPSEPVAAKVPPVG, encoded by the coding sequence ATGAGTGCGAGCGAGACGGGCGGGCAACCGGCCAGCGTCAATGAAGTCCTGCGTGCGGAGCTTCATCGCCTGCGCCCCGCGGCACTGGCACACTTCCGCCCGACACCCCAGGACGGCGACAAGGGCGAACGCGCCGACAACCTGCGCGAGATCTACCGGGCGATCGGCACGCTGGATACCAATACCGCGCTGCCGTCCGAACAACGGCGCGGACTGTCCGCGCTGTGCTTCTCCGGCGGCGGCATCCGCAGCGCCACCTTCAATCTCGGCGTGATCCAGGGGCTGGCCCGCCTGGGTCTGCTGAACCAGTTTGACTATCTTTCCAGCGTTTCCGGCGGTGGCTACATCGCCAGCTGGCTGCGCGCCTGGATGCACCGGGAGGGCGCCAGCGCCGTCGAGGAGCAACTGGGTTCCTACCACAAGCCGCGCAATCCGCTGGCGCCCGAACCCAATGCGGTCGACCGGCTGCGCGAATACAGCAACTACCTGACGCCGCGGCTGGGCATCGCCTCGCCCGATACCTGGACGGCCGCCGCCCTCGTCATCCGCAACCTGGTGCTCAACTGGCTGGTCGTGCTGCCTATCCTGGCAATCCTCACCACCGCGCCGCAGTTCGTCCTCCTGGTCGTGCTCAACCACGAATTCGACGACCGGATCGGTCGTCCGCTGCTGGGGCTGGCCGTCGGCGTGGCCCTGTTCGCCAGCATTGCCACGCACTGGTTGCGACGATTCTCCACGCTGGAAACGCGCCCATCGACCTATGTGGCCCTCTGCGTGATACCGACAGCAGCGGCGGCGTCCCTGCTATCCACGGCGGTGCTGGGCCTGGACCTGCCCTGGCACAGCGAAAATCCGGTCGCCACGCCGATCGACAATGTCAATTTATGGACTTTTTCCCTGCTGTGGTGCGTAGGGATTCCCTTTGCCGGTTGGCTGGCCTCGGAAGTCCACCTGCTCGCGCTGGCCAGGCGCAACGGTCGCAAGAGCGTCTCGCCGCTGATCGAGCTGACCGCCCTCGTCGTATCGGGCGTGATCGCCGCCGGATTGCTGGTCATCGCAGCACATGTGCTGCTGCCGTTCTTCTACAAGTACCCGGCCTTCTTCGTGATCCTGGCGATGCCCTCGCTGCTGGGTGTCTATTTGCTGTCACGGATGCTTTTCGTCGCCTTCGCCAGCCTGAGCGAAAGCGTACGCGGCGCCCCCCGCCTGGACGCCAGCGACGACGCTGACCGCGAATGGTGGGCGCGCCTGTCGGGCTGGATCCTGCTGATTGCCGTGTCCTGGGCCGTCGCCAGCGCCCTGTGCCTGCTCGGCGGGCACGCGCTGGAACTGCTGGAACAACGCTATGCCACGCACGCAACAGCCCTGATGGGCGGCGCCTCGGGCCTTGCCGCTGCGCTGCTGCAGCAGCGCGCCGGCTCGGACGCGCACACGGATGCCCCCAAGGGCAAGCGCAGCATCAAGGACTGGCTGTTCGCCATCGCCGCGCCCTTGTTCGTCGTCTGTGTCTTCATCGTGATCTCGCGCGGCACCGCGGAGCTGGGCGCACTGCTGGTCGGAACCCAGGACCTCCTGGCCATGCCGCGCGACCTGCACCGGGAGGAGAAAGTCCTGCCGATGACCTATGCGCTGCGCTTCCTGACAGTCCCGCTCCTGCTCGCAGCCGTCGTGCTGATCATGGGGCGCGTGGTCAACGTAAACCGGTTTTCGCTGCACGGCCTGTACCGCAACCGCCTCGTCCGCGCCTACCTGGGAGCCTCGAATGCGGCGCGCAAGCCCGACCCCTTCACGGGCTTTTGCACCAGCGACGATTTGCGCCTGCACGAGCTGTCGGCATCGCCGTCTTTCCGGCCCATGCCACTGATCAACACCACCCTGAACCTGGTCAAGTCCGGCGACAAACTGGCCTGGCAACAGCGCAAGGCCGAGTCGTTCTCCATGACGCCGCTGTACTGCGGCAATTTCCACGAAGGCTACCGGCCTTCCAGCGAATACGGCGGCCGCGAGGGCGTCTCGCTCGGCACGGCCGTTTCGATCTCCGGCGCCGCCGCCAATCCCAGCATGGGATCGAGTTCCTCACCGACGGTGGGCTTCCTGCTCGCCCTGTTCAACGTGCGGCTGGGCGCCTGGCTGGGCAATACCAACCAGCACGGCGAGAAAACCTACCGCCTGCCCGGGCCGCGTTTTGCGCCATTTCCCCTGCTCGCCGAACTGTTCGGGCTGACGACGTCCAAGAGCAGCTATGTCAACCTTTCCGACGGCGGCCACTTTGACAATCTCGGTCTCTACGAGGTCGTACTGCGGCGCTGCCGCTACGTTGTTTGTAGCGACGCCGGCCAGGATCCCACGTTTGGTTTTGGCGACCTGGGTAACGCCATCCGCAAGATCCGCATCGATTTCGGCGTGCCGATCGAATTTGACCAGGCGATCAAGATCCTTCCCCGCAGCGGGGCGATGGGCGGTCTCTACTGCGCGACCGCCAGAATCCGCTACAGCGTCGTCGACGGCGCCGACGTCCCCGATGGCATCCTCATTTACCTCAAGCCTACCTTGCGCGCCGGTGGTCGGCCGATTCCCTACGACGTCTACAGCTACGCCGAGTCCGTGGCGCTGTTCCCACACGAATCGACCGCGGACCAGTGGTTCAGCGAATCGCAGTTTGAAAGCTACCGTGCGCTTGGCATGCACGCGGTCGCGGAGATCGGGCAAGGCAAAGACGTCAAGGACCTTGCCGCGCTGATTGAGCTGGCCACGCAGTACGTCGACCAGGCCCAGGAACACGCCAAGGGCAAGGTGGAGACAATTGGCCGCGACGAAGAAGTAAAGCTACTCGGCGACTTCCTGGAATGGCTGTCCGGGCACGTCAAGCTCACACCGGAGCCACCGCAGCCGAGCGAGCCCGTGGCCGCAAAGGTGCCCCCGGTCGGATGA
- a CDS encoding SMP-30/gluconolactonase/LRE family protein: MPAVTARLLLLLMLAAPVMHAEEAPATPNAAAIAGLTQRYAEQPHSHDLAYFLARFAADDGLTEQSVQWLAKLGESGWTLGINPHDFDTLAGKPGYDDAAGRLHRQFVRRSSGQRHQLVKAPDFLAEGTAYDAKRQRILLGSFTTAQILSVDARGKTRRLWSAAGSHYVLGMAIHPDGESVLAAVNPKAAQRASGERPFVIRLRLSDGKALSRTPAPEGMVLNDLCLMPDGSLYATDSEQSRLFRADPALENLTPWEQAGNPIAANGIACDATRRAVYVAVYNGIRRIDTGDASTRLLATPAGEFVGGGDGLYLDGDRMLSVQNGIGAGRIWRAQLDAAGNALSNVQTLDAGADDMDEPTTGAFVPGGFVYIANSQIWKWNDAEDRLRTGLAIHPIVLRRIALE, translated from the coding sequence TTGCCTGCCGTGACTGCACGCCTGTTGTTGCTGCTGATGCTGGCCGCCCCCGTCATGCACGCCGAGGAAGCGCCCGCCACGCCCAATGCGGCGGCCATTGCCGGCCTGACGCAGCGCTACGCCGAACAGCCGCATTCGCATGACCTTGCGTATTTTCTCGCCCGGTTTGCCGCCGATGACGGTCTGACAGAGCAGTCCGTCCAATGGCTGGCCAAGCTCGGTGAATCCGGCTGGACGCTCGGCATCAATCCACACGATTTCGACACGCTTGCCGGAAAACCCGGCTATGACGACGCTGCCGGCCGACTGCACCGGCAATTCGTCCGTCGCTCATCGGGACAGCGCCACCAGCTCGTGAAGGCACCGGATTTCCTGGCCGAAGGCACAGCCTACGACGCAAAGCGCCAGCGCATCCTTCTCGGCAGCTTCACCACCGCGCAGATCCTCTCCGTCGACGCGCGTGGAAAAACCCGGCGGCTGTGGTCAGCCGCAGGCTCGCACTACGTCCTCGGCATGGCCATCCATCCGGATGGGGAATCCGTGCTGGCCGCGGTCAATCCCAAGGCGGCTCAACGCGCGTCTGGCGAACGTCCCTTCGTCATCCGGCTTCGACTGAGTGACGGAAAAGCGCTGTCGCGCACACCGGCGCCGGAGGGCATGGTGCTCAATGACCTGTGCCTCATGCCGGACGGCAGTCTGTACGCGACCGACAGCGAGCAAAGCCGTCTCTTCAGGGCCGACCCGGCTCTGGAGAACCTGACACCCTGGGAGCAGGCCGGCAACCCGATTGCCGCCAACGGTATTGCGTGCGATGCGACAAGAAGGGCCGTGTATGTTGCCGTCTACAACGGCATCCGCCGCATCGACACGGGCGACGCCAGCACACGCCTGCTGGCGACACCCGCGGGCGAATTCGTCGGCGGCGGCGACGGCTTGTACCTGGATGGCGACCGCATGCTGTCGGTGCAGAATGGCATCGGTGCCGGACGCATCTGGCGTGCACAGCTGGATGCCGCCGGCAACGCGCTGAGCAACGTGCAGACACTCGACGCCGGCGCCGATGACATGGACGAACCCACTACCGGCGCCTTCGTGCCCGGTGGATTCGTGTACATCGCCAATAGCCAGATCTGGAAATGGAACGACGCGGAAGATCGTCTGCGCACGGGGCTCGCGATCCATCCTATCGTGCTGCGGCGGATTGCGTTGGAATAG
- a CDS encoding GMC family oxidoreductase translates to MNERHADCDYIVVGSGAGGGTVAARLAEEGFRVILLEAGGDPRRLHGGDAIDPTGNRLPDDYDVPVFHAISTENNAMKWDYYVRHYADDAQQRRDPKFVETVDGTKVDGIFYPRAGTLGGCTAHNAMIMVYPHNEDWDGIAQLTGDSSWSSQCMRQYFQKLENCHHRPLYRWLKKLLGVNPTRHGFDGWLQTEVAIPKAALEDEDLDKVIAESAVTAFRTSGNEIERLGAFIQSKGDPNDWRLVVGNAEGVRYTPLATRGHQRMGTRERVLDVAQRHPDRLRIELDALATRVLFDGEQAIGVEYLKGERLYRAHGGNAGGAGEMRQIFAAREVILCGGAFNTPQLLMLSGIGPADELQKHGIPVRVDLPGVGRNLQDRYEVGVVNRMNFDHWWALEGAKFAKGDPQYQQWEKDRSGVYTTNGAVLALIKRSYPDRPLPDLFCFGLLGLFRGYFPGYSKLFPEHLNYLTWCILKAHTNNRGGRITLRTTDPRDPPDINFHYFEEGTDATGEDLESVVAGIKFVRTLTKPLKTRGLIAEEELPGEAVQTDNDLRDFVRNQSWGHHASCTCAIGPREQGGVLDSRFRVYGVKGLRVADASVFPRIPGFFIVSAVYMIGEKAADVIATDARAGR, encoded by the coding sequence ATGAACGAACGTCACGCAGATTGCGATTACATCGTCGTGGGCTCGGGGGCCGGAGGCGGCACGGTAGCGGCGCGCCTCGCCGAGGAAGGGTTCCGCGTCATCCTGCTTGAAGCCGGCGGCGATCCGCGTCGGCTGCACGGAGGCGACGCCATCGACCCGACGGGCAACCGCCTGCCCGACGACTACGACGTGCCCGTGTTCCACGCCATCTCGACCGAAAACAACGCGATGAAGTGGGACTACTACGTGCGCCACTACGCGGATGACGCGCAGCAGCGACGCGATCCGAAGTTTGTCGAGACGGTGGACGGCACCAAGGTCGACGGCATTTTCTATCCGCGTGCCGGCACCCTGGGCGGGTGCACGGCGCACAACGCCATGATCATGGTGTATCCGCACAACGAAGACTGGGACGGCATCGCGCAGCTGACGGGCGATTCCAGCTGGAGCTCCCAGTGCATGCGGCAGTACTTCCAGAAGCTGGAGAACTGCCACCATCGGCCGCTATACCGCTGGTTGAAGAAGCTCCTGGGAGTCAATCCCACCAGGCACGGCTTTGACGGCTGGTTGCAGACTGAGGTCGCCATTCCCAAGGCGGCGCTGGAAGACGAAGACCTCGACAAGGTCATCGCCGAGTCGGCCGTGACGGCCTTCCGCACCAGCGGGAACGAGATCGAACGCCTGGGCGCATTCATCCAGAGCAAGGGTGACCCGAACGACTGGCGGCTGGTGGTCGGTAACGCCGAGGGCGTTCGCTATACGCCGCTGGCCACACGCGGCCACCAGCGCATGGGCACGCGCGAGCGCGTGCTCGACGTCGCGCAGCGCCACCCGGATCGCCTTCGGATCGAACTCGACGCCCTGGCCACGCGTGTCCTGTTCGACGGCGAGCAGGCCATTGGCGTTGAATACCTCAAGGGTGAGCGCCTCTACCGCGCCCACGGTGGCAATGCCGGCGGCGCCGGTGAGATGCGTCAGATTTTCGCCGCGCGGGAAGTCATTCTCTGCGGCGGCGCGTTCAATACGCCGCAGCTGCTGATGCTGTCGGGCATTGGCCCTGCGGACGAGTTGCAGAAGCATGGCATTCCTGTCCGTGTCGATCTTCCTGGTGTCGGCCGGAATCTGCAGGACCGCTACGAGGTCGGCGTTGTCAATCGCATGAATTTCGACCACTGGTGGGCGCTGGAGGGCGCGAAGTTTGCCAAGGGCGACCCTCAGTACCAGCAGTGGGAGAAGGACCGTTCCGGCGTCTACACCACCAATGGCGCTGTATTGGCACTGATCAAGCGGTCCTACCCGGATCGTCCGCTGCCGGATCTGTTCTGCTTTGGTCTGCTCGGGCTCTTCCGCGGCTACTTTCCGGGCTATTCCAAGCTGTTCCCCGAGCATCTGAATTACCTGACCTGGTGCATCCTCAAGGCGCACACCAATAATCGCGGCGGGCGAATCACGCTGCGCACCACCGACCCGCGCGACCCACCGGATATCAACTTCCACTACTTCGAGGAAGGGACCGACGCCACCGGCGAAGACCTCGAATCGGTGGTGGCCGGCATCAAGTTCGTTCGTACCCTGACCAAGCCGCTGAAAACCCGCGGCCTGATTGCGGAGGAGGAACTACCCGGTGAAGCCGTTCAGACCGACAATGATCTGCGCGACTTCGTCCGCAACCAGTCCTGGGGCCATCACGCCTCGTGCACCTGCGCCATCGGCCCCCGCGAGCAGGGCGGTGTGCTCGACAGTCGTTTCCGGGTCTACGGCGTAAAAGGGCTGCGCGTGGCGGATGCCTCCGTATTTCCGCGCATTCCCGGATTTTTCATCGTCAGCGCCGTGTACATGATTGGCGAGAAGGCCGCGGATGTGATTGCGACGGATGCGCGGGCGGGGCGGTGA
- a CDS encoding pilin, protein MTFPRRLALASAIAAATLLAACDRQSTPTASSAVDISRAAEAISQPAWLRSHLPDHTVAYARLPSPWGLASAPNGRGLDAALASEAHAKIVKDLRDAIRKDKLLADSGIAPALIFFFDDLAGPVEMAVVDTSDIVNPASSILVALPLRLREVKDLNDRVTALGGAALLKAPFNDEGKAELTGGGFLRFDKASGRLFALYGMTANALALENLVKQTEQPRPAHAMAATEQATDASGQGLFVWMSLKGVTGMAASQLPKDLADGIVKDALDRSQSVSMGWGTSGQRGRLQLQVQAPEARLLSYFAPTEFKAAVKTVGTPSWAATVSLPTAAQLTALEANLDKDFGAGSADAFKKSMAEMKAKLGLDLKDILGVLSTEMVGFEDKAGLYSAVRTTDKAALYKLIEQLGTRFGWKHETLKTGGLTVHHLSIAGMDLSQFGKPADATASDATASGGGSDDAAAAAAISQDPATPGPADTWLKLYSRFGTHLYWVEEGDYLVFGEVPQALVDRHAGKPDRDLGDWLRQNQSVDPATTLFSLTGTTHHAQRKIYYAYLRGLQTFGDAVGHPVDLSPLPNAAALQLPAEGAIGISLDMTKDRLGLSMVYEQNPAEVLFAGGGSMATVAALGIMSAIAIPAYQDYTVRAQVSSVLAETAMVKLTIAEYYQDNNALPSGDAEIGGFTLDTADKYLSSYYIDEGAIVLEFGDQANKSVAGQALVLRPYLLDGQIVWQCGDGAIADTAEPLSSSEAVTTVLAKHLPGSCK, encoded by the coding sequence ATGACCTTCCCCCGCCGCCTGGCCTTGGCCAGCGCCATTGCCGCTGCAACTCTGCTAGCCGCCTGTGATCGCCAATCGACACCGACCGCGTCCAGCGCCGTGGATATCAGCCGCGCCGCCGAGGCCATCTCGCAGCCCGCCTGGCTGCGCTCGCACCTGCCGGACCACACCGTCGCCTATGCCCGCCTGCCCTCTCCGTGGGGCCTGGCATCAGCGCCGAACGGGCGCGGCCTGGACGCCGCCCTTGCCAGCGAGGCGCACGCAAAGATCGTCAAGGACCTGCGCGACGCCATCCGCAAGGACAAGCTCCTGGCAGACAGCGGCATCGCCCCGGCGCTGATCTTCTTCTTCGACGACCTGGCCGGCCCGGTTGAAATGGCCGTGGTCGATACCAGCGACATCGTCAATCCAGCCAGCAGCATCCTGGTCGCGCTGCCGCTGCGGCTGCGCGAGGTGAAGGACCTCAACGATCGCGTGACGGCACTGGGCGGCGCGGCCCTGCTCAAGGCGCCGTTCAATGACGAAGGCAAGGCGGAACTCACCGGCGGTGGCTTCCTGCGCTTTGACAAGGCCAGCGGCCGCCTCTTCGCGCTCTATGGCATGACGGCCAACGCGCTGGCACTGGAAAACCTGGTCAAGCAGACCGAACAGCCGCGCCCGGCGCACGCGATGGCCGCGACCGAGCAGGCAACGGACGCATCGGGCCAGGGCCTGTTCGTCTGGATGAGCCTCAAGGGCGTGACCGGCATGGCCGCCAGCCAGCTGCCCAAGGATCTCGCCGACGGCATCGTCAAGGATGCGCTGGACCGCAGCCAGAGCGTGTCCATGGGCTGGGGCACCAGCGGCCAGCGCGGTCGCCTCCAGCTGCAGGTACAGGCGCCGGAAGCCCGGCTGTTGTCGTATTTCGCCCCCACCGAGTTCAAGGCGGCCGTGAAAACCGTCGGGACTCCGTCCTGGGCCGCCACCGTGTCGCTGCCCACGGCCGCGCAGCTCACGGCGCTGGAAGCCAACCTCGACAAGGATTTCGGCGCCGGTAGCGCCGACGCCTTCAAGAAGAGCATGGCCGAGATGAAAGCCAAGCTCGGCCTGGACCTGAAAGACATCCTTGGCGTGCTGTCGACGGAAATGGTGGGCTTTGAAGACAAGGCGGGCCTGTACTCCGCCGTGCGCACGACCGACAAAGCCGCGCTCTACAAACTCATCGAACAGCTCGGCACACGCTTTGGCTGGAAGCACGAAACGCTCAAGACCGGTGGCCTGACCGTGCACCACCTGTCGATTGCGGGCATGGATCTTTCCCAGTTCGGCAAGCCCGCCGACGCGACGGCCAGTGATGCCACTGCCTCGGGCGGCGGCAGTGACGATGCTGCCGCGGCAGCGGCGATCAGCCAGGATCCGGCGACGCCCGGCCCGGCCGATACCTGGCTGAAGCTGTACTCACGCTTCGGCACGCACCTGTACTGGGTGGAGGAAGGCGACTATCTCGTGTTCGGCGAAGTGCCCCAGGCCCTGGTGGACCGCCACGCCGGCAAGCCCGATCGCGACCTCGGCGACTGGCTGCGCCAGAACCAGTCGGTGGACCCGGCCACGACCCTGTTCAGCCTCACCGGTACCACCCACCACGCGCAGCGCAAGATCTACTACGCCTATCTGCGCGGCCTGCAGACCTTCGGCGACGCCGTCGGCCACCCGGTTGACCTCAGCCCGCTGCCGAACGCCGCGGCGCTGCAGCTGCCGGCCGAAGGCGCCATCGGCATTTCCCTGGACATGACCAAGGATCGCCTCGGACTGAGCATGGTCTACGAGCAGAACCCGGCCGAGGTGCTGTTCGCGGGCGGCGGATCCATGGCGACCGTGGCGGCCCTGGGCATCATGTCCGCGATTGCCATCCCGGCGTACCAGGACTACACCGTCCGGGCGCAGGTCAGCTCGGTGCTGGCCGAAACCGCCATGGTCAAGCTCACCATCGCCGAGTACTACCAGGACAACAACGCCCTGCCGTCGGGCGATGCGGAAATCGGCGGCTTCACGCTGGATACCGCCGACAAGTACCTGTCCAGCTACTACATCGACGAGGGCGCCATCGTCCTGGAGTTCGGTGACCAGGCCAACAAATCCGTCGCCGGCCAGGCCCTCGTGCTGCGGCCGTACCTGCTGGACGGCCAGATCGTCTGGCAGTGCGGTGACGGCGCCATCGCCGACACCGCCGAACCGCTGAGCTCGTCAGAGGCGGTCACCACCGTACTGGCCAAGCACCTGCCAGGTTCCTGCAAGTAA